Proteins from a genomic interval of Rubinisphaera italica:
- a CDS encoding zinc-dependent metalloprotease — translation MQMIRKERHGLASLAGLGLVLTAMLAGIVPTVEAKEYPAWEEVTKGATTMPGLFPLYYNQKDQQLFIEISKANYDTEFILPISIASGAGRMYLGGDTLNFGDQWLVCFRRSADRIHLVRKNIKFKASAGSPQADAVKTSYNDSIIRALPIKSEKSGGSSVLIDAADLFMVDLAGIGVNPDRSRSTWFKVKAYPENIEIQVAAVFTSSQKYTTVFGSDSAVPDPRGTQIVLHYSLSKLPSNGYKPRLADDRIGYFLSTVNDFSKDVDESAKVRYINRWNLEKENPSSELSAPKQPIIFWIEKSVPRTYRPYVREGILEWNKAFEKVGFIDAIQCRDQQSSDDFEPEDIRYNTFRWITTASSFAMGPSRTNPKTGQIIDADIVFDESMVRYHRQDYVKNVGIPQGLELLARGERQAFMKLFAAEVPEIEGRQAEYDEMLKLYKELIAEHPEHSLNQQFPRQPTWVNSTGGCNCCMMGPGIQRQLGLMSSVMSINGLAPGGKVPEEFIGQAIKEVVMHEIGHTLGLRHNFKASTMLSLEEINNPEITRKKGMIGSVMDYAPANFALDPAKQGDYFTTTIGPYDYWAIEYAYKPISGNEEEELNKIAKKAPEHDLIYATDEDMAGNPDPRINLFDLGDPLDYSEQRIAFMKKSIDGLVDRVVEEGDGYQRARETFTLLLGEISQATQLAAQYVGGAYTARDHKGDPEERPAMQPIPLEKHEQALDLLSREIFSDTAFTFSPELLRKLAPEHLTDGYESTPNYLYPIYDRVLSIQRMALTSLLHEQTLKRVQEIELQAVKDQEVLTLPVIFDSLTTAIWSEVPAEINPNEPIEISTIRRNLQRAYLTQLSGIVLGTTAAPADAKSLARLHLQDLFDRLDGLEEANAKLSPYSKAHLRETRDQIAKVLNAEISSARP, via the coding sequence ATGCAAATGATTCGCAAAGAACGACACGGTCTGGCTTCGCTGGCTGGGTTGGGATTAGTGCTTACAGCGATGCTGGCTGGAATTGTGCCAACTGTCGAGGCAAAAGAGTATCCTGCCTGGGAAGAGGTGACCAAAGGGGCAACAACAATGCCCGGATTGTTTCCTCTGTATTACAACCAAAAAGACCAGCAGTTGTTCATTGAAATTTCGAAAGCGAATTACGACACCGAATTCATTCTGCCGATTTCGATTGCCAGTGGAGCCGGACGGATGTATCTGGGGGGCGATACCCTGAACTTCGGCGATCAGTGGCTGGTCTGTTTCCGCCGCAGCGCTGATCGCATTCATCTGGTGCGAAAGAATATCAAATTCAAAGCCAGTGCCGGATCACCGCAGGCCGATGCGGTTAAGACCTCTTACAACGACAGTATCATTCGGGCACTCCCGATTAAAAGTGAAAAGAGTGGTGGCTCTTCGGTCTTGATCGATGCTGCCGATCTGTTCATGGTCGATTTGGCTGGCATCGGTGTGAATCCCGATCGCTCTCGAAGCACGTGGTTCAAAGTGAAGGCTTATCCGGAGAATATCGAAATTCAGGTCGCGGCTGTTTTTACCTCCAGCCAGAAATATACGACCGTTTTCGGATCCGATTCAGCCGTCCCCGATCCTCGTGGAACGCAAATTGTGCTGCACTACAGCTTGTCGAAGCTTCCGAGCAATGGATACAAACCGCGACTGGCCGATGACCGCATCGGCTATTTCCTGAGTACCGTGAACGACTTTTCCAAAGATGTCGATGAGTCGGCCAAGGTACGATACATCAATCGTTGGAATCTGGAGAAGGAAAATCCGAGTTCGGAACTGTCTGCACCGAAGCAACCGATCATTTTCTGGATCGAAAAATCGGTCCCAAGAACTTATCGGCCTTATGTTCGTGAAGGGATTCTGGAATGGAATAAAGCCTTCGAGAAAGTCGGATTTATCGATGCGATTCAATGCCGCGATCAGCAGTCCAGCGATGATTTTGAGCCGGAAGATATTCGGTATAATACGTTCCGATGGATCACAACCGCTTCCAGCTTTGCAATGGGACCGAGCCGAACGAATCCCAAAACGGGACAGATTATTGATGCCGATATCGTCTTCGATGAAAGTATGGTTCGCTACCATCGCCAGGACTACGTGAAGAATGTCGGCATTCCACAGGGCCTTGAACTGCTCGCTCGCGGTGAACGCCAGGCCTTCATGAAACTGTTTGCTGCCGAAGTTCCTGAAATTGAAGGCAGACAGGCTGAATATGATGAGATGCTCAAGCTCTATAAAGAGTTAATCGCCGAGCATCCTGAGCATTCTTTGAATCAGCAATTCCCAAGACAACCGACCTGGGTTAATTCGACGGGCGGATGCAACTGCTGCATGATGGGACCGGGAATTCAGCGTCAACTGGGATTGATGTCGAGTGTGATGTCGATCAACGGACTGGCTCCTGGTGGAAAAGTACCTGAGGAGTTCATCGGCCAGGCAATTAAAGAAGTCGTGATGCACGAAATCGGTCACACGCTCGGTTTGCGTCATAACTTCAAAGCGAGCACGATGCTTTCGCTGGAGGAAATCAACAATCCGGAAATCACCCGTAAGAAGGGAATGATTGGCTCGGTGATGGATTATGCCCCTGCGAACTTCGCACTCGATCCCGCCAAGCAGGGCGATTATTTCACCACGACAATCGGCCCTTACGATTATTGGGCCATTGAATATGCATATAAGCCAATTTCCGGCAATGAAGAGGAGGAACTGAATAAGATAGCCAAAAAAGCTCCAGAGCATGATCTCATCTATGCGACCGATGAAGACATGGCTGGCAATCCCGATCCCCGCATCAATCTGTTCGACCTGGGAGATCCGCTTGATTACTCGGAACAGCGAATTGCGTTCATGAAAAAATCGATTGATGGCCTTGTCGATCGCGTTGTCGAAGAAGGCGATGGTTATCAACGGGCCCGTGAGACGTTCACGTTATTGCTCGGTGAGATTTCACAGGCAACCCAACTAGCCGCTCAGTATGTTGGCGGAGCTTACACTGCTCGCGATCATAAGGGGGATCCTGAAGAACGACCTGCGATGCAGCCGATTCCGCTGGAAAAACATGAGCAGGCTCTCGATTTGCTCAGCCGGGAAATTTTCTCTGATACCGCGTTTACTTTCTCCCCTGAGCTACTGCGAAAACTGGCTCCGGAGCATTTGACCGATGGCTATGAATCGACTCCGAACTATCTCTATCCCATTTATGACCGGGTTTTGAGCATTCAGCGAATGGCTCTGACATCGCTGCTGCATGAACAAACGCTTAAACGCGTTCAGGAAATTGAATTGCAGGCAGTTAAAGATCAAGAAGTTTTAACGCTGCCGGTTATTTTCGATTCTCTGACGACAGCCATCTGGTCGGAAGTACCGGCTGAGATCAATCCGAATGAGCCGATTGAGATTTCGACCATTCGACGAAATCTGCAACGGGCATATCTGACTCAGCTGTCTGGTATCGTTTTAGGGACTACCGCAGCTCCGGCTGACGCAAAGAGCCTGGCTCGATTGCACTTACAGGATCTGTTCGATCGACTCGATGGTCTAGAAGAGGCAAACGCCAAGCTTAGCCCTTATTCGAAAGCTCATCTGCGTGAAACCCGCGATCAGATCGCGAAAGTGCTTAACGCAGAAATCAGCAGTGCACGACCGTAG
- a CDS encoding DUF1559 domain-containing protein has translation MYVPSKGRRGFTLIELLVVIAIIAILVALLLPAVQQAREAARRSSCKNNLKQLGLAIHNYHDTFNTFPPGYVRQFSTGTTEAASFWGWQTYLFPQMEESALFDAMNVGNTQLPNALANATSLNQMGQPIGPLKCPSDSGPDINTRTQLNDTVPAAQSVATTNYVANNSSFGLDTITSPNTQQPVFFETGANANGCFWQNSKLQFRDMTDGTSNTIVLGERSWEMNNPSGTKRQCDAGVVFGANSGETRNLRAVFASGRVGINDSGSGITGGGLTAPDSDNCQYGYSSLHKGGAQFMLADGSIRFISENINNNPSTAHDNVVFENLLSRNDGNVIGEF, from the coding sequence ATGTACGTCCCTTCGAAAGGTCGCCGCGGGTTTACTCTGATTGAGCTTCTCGTTGTCATCGCCATCATCGCCATTTTGGTTGCTTTGTTGCTGCCAGCCGTCCAGCAGGCTCGGGAAGCCGCCCGCAGAAGTTCCTGCAAAAACAACCTGAAACAGCTCGGCCTGGCCATCCACAATTATCACGACACCTTTAACACCTTCCCTCCTGGGTATGTGCGACAGTTTTCGACCGGAACAACCGAAGCGGCCAGTTTCTGGGGCTGGCAGACATATCTGTTCCCGCAAATGGAAGAATCGGCACTGTTCGATGCGATGAATGTCGGTAATACTCAGTTGCCAAACGCCTTGGCTAATGCGACATCATTGAACCAGATGGGGCAACCCATTGGGCCACTCAAATGCCCTTCCGACAGTGGGCCGGACATTAATACCAGAACTCAACTCAATGACACTGTTCCAGCTGCTCAGAGCGTTGCAACGACAAATTACGTCGCAAACAATTCGAGCTTCGGATTAGACACAATCACATCTCCAAACACCCAACAACCGGTCTTTTTTGAAACCGGTGCGAATGCAAATGGGTGTTTTTGGCAGAATTCTAAATTACAATTCCGGGACATGACCGACGGAACGAGTAACACAATCGTTCTTGGTGAACGCTCCTGGGAGATGAACAATCCTAGTGGAACGAAGCGACAATGCGATGCGGGCGTTGTTTTTGGAGCTAACTCAGGTGAAACCCGGAATCTACGAGCAGTATTTGCCAGTGGAAGAGTCGGAATCAACGATAGTGGTTCAGGAATCACAGGAGGCGGCTTGACTGCTCCCGATTCGGACAACTGTCAGTACGGTTACAGCTCTCTGCACAAAGGGGGAGCTCAATTCATGCTTGCCGATGGTTCCATCCGCTTCATCAGCGAAAATATTAATAACAATCCGAGCACGGCTCATGACAACGTCGTCTTTGAGAATCTGCTTAGCCGCAATGACGGCAACGTCATCGGTGAGTTTTAG
- a CDS encoding AAA family ATPase — protein MKRVMRLAVVDPHDVTRAQLKNLMLGVDTVWLEAECSRYEFFMDVAMQTLPDIALVAVDANREAALDLIAKIHQQLPNCSILVASSSQDGPLILQAMRNGAQEFLNIPLELEDFMSALDRVRHASASGDGEGEVRDSQVVTVAGVNGGVGSTSVAVNLASVLAQDKQNTVALIDLDLALGDADVWLDIIPDYTIQDVAENITRIDYSLLKRSLTKHESGLFLLPRPVNLDGEFHLGAEDFRRVIGLLKATFTHLVIDVSKSYSPLEMAAITSSDSTLLITQLDLPCLRNVVRLIHYFEQFETLSEKLKVVLNRSGLNDMQISLKKALEIIGREIYWKIPNDYGTMVESRNNGVPLILQAPKTKLTKSYIDLANELSESKIESQDPAPTKKKLFSFLSR, from the coding sequence ATGAAGAGGGTTATGCGACTCGCGGTCGTCGACCCGCACGATGTGACACGAGCCCAACTCAAGAATTTGATGTTGGGTGTGGACACAGTGTGGCTTGAAGCGGAATGTTCCCGCTACGAGTTCTTCATGGACGTCGCCATGCAGACGCTTCCCGACATTGCGTTGGTGGCCGTCGATGCCAATCGAGAAGCAGCTCTCGATTTGATCGCTAAAATTCATCAGCAATTACCTAACTGCTCTATTCTAGTCGCAAGTTCGTCACAGGATGGCCCGTTGATTCTGCAAGCCATGCGGAATGGAGCTCAGGAATTTCTGAATATCCCTCTGGAACTCGAAGACTTTATGTCTGCTTTGGACCGCGTCCGCCATGCCAGTGCTTCAGGCGATGGCGAAGGTGAGGTTCGCGATTCCCAGGTGGTGACCGTCGCCGGAGTCAACGGAGGCGTCGGTTCGACTTCAGTTGCTGTTAATCTTGCTTCGGTTCTGGCACAGGATAAACAGAATACGGTCGCGCTCATCGATCTCGATCTCGCTCTCGGAGATGCCGACGTCTGGCTCGACATCATTCCCGATTACACGATTCAGGATGTCGCCGAAAACATCACCCGAATCGACTATTCTCTCCTGAAGCGCTCTTTAACAAAACACGAAAGCGGTTTGTTCCTGCTGCCACGTCCGGTCAACCTGGATGGAGAGTTTCATTTGGGAGCAGAAGACTTTCGGAGAGTGATTGGTTTGCTGAAAGCGACATTTACCCATCTTGTGATTGATGTGAGTAAGTCGTACAGTCCACTCGAGATGGCGGCCATCACATCATCCGATTCCACGCTTCTGATCACTCAACTCGACTTACCCTGCCTGCGTAACGTTGTTCGGCTGATTCATTATTTCGAACAATTCGAAACGCTTTCTGAAAAACTCAAAGTCGTATTAAACCGTTCCGGCCTGAACGATATGCAGATCAGTCTCAAGAAAGCCCTGGAGATAATTGGGCGGGAAATCTACTGGAAAATCCCGAACGACTACGGCACGATGGTCGAATCCCGCAACAACGGAGTACCCTTGATTCTTCAGGCTCCAAAAACAAAATTGACCAAATCCTACATCGATCTGGCCAATGAATTGTCTGAATCAAAAATCGAATCTCAGGATCCGGCCCCGACTAAAAAGAAACTCTTCAGTTTTCTGAGTCGATAA
- a CDS encoding AAA family ATPase, which translates to MTDTQMGELLSPEEVTQAREVIDKLLSQLGRAILGQEDLLKLTTTCILARGHLLLEGLPGLGKTELVKSLSALMSLSFRRVQFTPDLLPGDIVGSPILEEQEGGGGRKLVFHKGPIFANLLLADEINRATPKTQSALLEAMQERRVTVMGETHQLPLPFFVLATQNPIELEGTYPLPEAQLDRFAFKINVEGIGTETLQQIITKRRHGEPPVLEPVVDHDQLQSLFEKVDRVHLPEAVANYIARLVSATHQRFEDSPEFVKQFVRFGASPRAAIALANTSRAAALIAGKPNVGFDEVKFVAPSVLSHRIILDYSARMDGWDNQSLIRELVATLSEVGREIPADVRV; encoded by the coding sequence ATGACGGATACGCAAATGGGCGAACTTCTTTCGCCAGAGGAAGTAACACAGGCTCGCGAGGTAATTGATAAACTTCTCAGCCAGCTCGGCAGAGCGATTCTCGGTCAGGAAGATCTGCTTAAGCTGACGACGACATGTATTCTGGCTCGTGGGCATTTGCTGCTGGAAGGTTTGCCGGGACTGGGGAAAACCGAGTTGGTCAAATCATTGTCCGCACTTATGTCTCTCTCATTCCGCCGTGTGCAGTTCACTCCCGATTTGCTACCCGGCGATATTGTCGGCTCTCCGATTCTGGAAGAGCAGGAAGGGGGCGGCGGTCGCAAGCTCGTCTTTCATAAAGGACCGATTTTCGCCAACCTGCTGCTGGCCGACGAAATCAACCGTGCGACACCGAAAACGCAATCCGCGTTACTGGAAGCGATGCAGGAACGTCGCGTCACTGTGATGGGCGAAACGCATCAGCTGCCGTTGCCGTTCTTTGTACTGGCAACACAAAACCCAATTGAACTTGAAGGAACATATCCTCTCCCGGAAGCTCAGCTCGATCGTTTTGCGTTTAAGATTAATGTCGAAGGGATCGGCACCGAAACCCTCCAGCAGATCATCACTAAACGCAGACATGGCGAACCGCCTGTGCTGGAACCGGTTGTCGATCATGACCAACTTCAATCACTATTCGAGAAAGTGGATCGCGTTCATCTCCCCGAAGCCGTCGCCAATTACATCGCCCGGCTCGTCTCGGCAACGCATCAACGGTTTGAAGACTCACCCGAATTCGTCAAGCAATTTGTACGGTTTGGGGCTTCTCCTCGAGCCGCGATTGCACTGGCGAATACTTCTCGTGCTGCCGCATTAATCGCTGGCAAGCCGAATGTTGGGTTCGATGAAGTCAAGTTTGTCGCTCCGAGTGTGTTATCGCACCGTATTATTCTGGACTATTCTGCAAGAATGGATGGGTGGGATAATCAGTCGCTCATACGGGAACTCGTTGCGACACTTTCGGAAGTCGGACGAGAGATACCGGCTGATGTTCGCGTTTAA
- the rpsD gene encoding 30S ribosomal protein S4, translated as MGHYTGAKARINRRLGTAVFENAGALRAFEKRNVPPGMHTRRKKPTIYGLALTEKQKIKYYYGFRERQLRKYFAEGRRRKGNTGENLLVICECRLDNVVRRAGFTGTRPQARQGIVHGHFQLNGRKVNKPSIMVRPGDVITLRNRPNLHKAYRDIVDNHSSETCDWISFDDKELKAVVTSLPTYADVSLPVDVNQVVAFLSR; from the coding sequence ATGGGGCATTATACGGGAGCGAAAGCTCGAATTAATCGCCGATTAGGAACTGCAGTCTTTGAAAACGCAGGTGCACTGCGTGCCTTTGAAAAGCGGAACGTGCCACCCGGAATGCACACTCGCCGTAAAAAGCCAACCATTTATGGACTGGCTCTGACAGAAAAGCAGAAGATCAAATACTATTACGGTTTTCGGGAGCGTCAGTTACGCAAGTACTTCGCTGAAGGTCGTCGCCGCAAAGGGAACACCGGGGAAAACCTGTTGGTCATCTGCGAGTGTCGCCTGGACAATGTGGTCCGCCGAGCCGGATTTACGGGAACTCGCCCCCAAGCGCGTCAGGGGATCGTTCATGGTCACTTCCAGTTGAATGGACGTAAAGTTAACAAGCCATCCATCATGGTTCGTCCCGGAGATGTGATCACCTTGCGAAATCGTCCGAACCTGCATAAGGCTTATCGCGATATCGTCGACAATCACTCTTCAGAAACCTGTGACTGGATTTCTTTTGACGATAAAGAACTCAAAGCCGTCGTCACGTCACTTCCGACTTACGCAGACGTCAGTCTGCCAGTCGATGTGAACCAGGTCGTCGCCTTCCTGAGCCGATAA
- a CDS encoding DUF420 domain-containing protein yields the protein MSTHEPSSPKPPVPERSYAMQRTIGGILWLNVLAAILVMLGTTPKSQEQQPATNVTIEQPDIELVEREVASFSLTERSNETISKQDLLGQPWVVNFIFTKCVMSCPTNTKAMMELAEKCKEADVRFVTITVDPERDTPEQLKGYAEIYDADPEQWLFLTGDKAEIHRLIRESFLQIVEEREGDDRLLGYEFAHTDRVMHIDETGKIVGQYLATDPVEMATLARVLKGERETPEDHKFLVPKSLPNPLNIEAPEASTSEVAAAEESTENNDDELEVVVEESEVELAKEVPTWLTSLPAVNASLNGLATLLLMLGFVFIKQGKIKAHKATMLTAFGVSVVFLACYLTYHFGLQYYTGEPQKSFPDLGFIRQVYLTILISHIILAVFVPVLAGMTIFYGLTNRVEKHKRIARVTFPIWLYVSVTGVIIYLMLYQLAGV from the coding sequence ATGTCTACACACGAGCCCTCAAGTCCAAAACCTCCTGTTCCCGAGCGCTCCTATGCAATGCAGCGAACAATTGGCGGCATCCTCTGGCTCAATGTCCTGGCGGCTATTCTTGTCATGCTGGGAACCACTCCCAAGTCACAGGAACAGCAACCAGCAACCAATGTGACGATCGAACAGCCCGACATTGAATTGGTCGAACGCGAGGTTGCCAGCTTTTCACTGACAGAACGCAGCAACGAGACCATCAGTAAGCAGGACCTGCTTGGTCAACCGTGGGTCGTGAATTTCATCTTCACCAAATGCGTTATGTCATGCCCCACCAATACCAAAGCCATGATGGAATTGGCTGAAAAGTGCAAAGAAGCCGATGTTCGCTTTGTCACAATTACAGTGGACCCCGAACGGGATACCCCCGAGCAATTAAAAGGCTATGCCGAAATTTACGATGCAGACCCCGAGCAATGGCTGTTTTTGACAGGGGACAAAGCCGAGATCCACCGCCTGATTCGCGAGAGCTTTCTGCAGATTGTGGAAGAACGCGAGGGAGATGACCGCCTGCTGGGATACGAATTTGCCCATACGGATCGCGTCATGCATATTGACGAGACCGGGAAAATTGTCGGTCAGTATCTGGCAACTGATCCTGTCGAAATGGCGACTTTGGCTCGCGTGTTGAAGGGGGAACGGGAGACGCCTGAGGATCATAAATTCCTCGTCCCGAAATCGCTGCCAAATCCTCTAAACATTGAAGCTCCGGAAGCGAGCACCTCTGAAGTGGCCGCCGCTGAAGAGTCTACGGAAAACAATGACGACGAGCTTGAAGTGGTCGTCGAGGAATCTGAAGTTGAACTTGCCAAAGAGGTTCCGACTTGGTTAACCAGCCTGCCAGCGGTCAATGCCAGCCTGAATGGACTCGCGACCCTTCTGCTGATGCTTGGGTTTGTGTTCATTAAACAGGGAAAAATCAAAGCTCACAAAGCGACCATGCTGACGGCTTTTGGCGTTTCGGTCGTCTTTCTGGCCTGTTATCTCACCTATCATTTCGGCTTACAGTATTACACGGGTGAGCCACAAAAGTCGTTTCCGGATCTCGGCTTTATTCGCCAGGTCTATCTGACCATTCTGATCAGCCATATCATTCTGGCTGTATTCGTGCCGGTCCTGGCAGGGATGACAATCTTTTACGGTTTGACAAACCGTGTCGAAAAACATAAACGAATCGCTCGTGTCACATTTCCAATCTGGTTGTATGTCTCTGTGACTGGTGTCATAATCTACCTGATGCTGTACCAGTTAGCCGGGGTTTGA
- a CDS encoding trans-sulfuration enzyme family protein, producing MADSNSKLHFSTRAIHAGVNKDTLFNSCTTPIYTSSTYYWNDLTSNSGYEYTRVANPTRKALEENISSLEGGVGAQAVATGMAAITAVMHLFSSNDHIITGNDIYGGTYRLFADIFTKMGLRFSFVDMSDPEKVKAAICEETKCIWIETPSNPLLNLVDIKVMTDIAKEHNLLTIADNTFLSPYLQRPFELGADVIVHSTTKYLNGHSDVVGGCVVSKTQELADKIAYIVNGLGFGCSPFDAFLVLRGIKTLGPRMEAHQKGAMALARMLDEHPNVEKTYFPGLESHPHHELAKRQQDGFGGMVSFDIKGGRPAAERLFAKVKLFQLAESLGGIESLIEYPETMSHASMTKEARRDAGISESTIRISVGIEHPDDLIADMKQALEG from the coding sequence ATGGCCGATTCCAATTCCAAGCTGCACTTTTCCACCCGCGCAATTCATGCTGGCGTCAATAAAGACACCCTGTTCAACAGCTGCACCACGCCGATCTACACATCGTCCACCTATTACTGGAACGACCTGACTTCCAACAGCGGTTACGAATACACTCGCGTTGCGAACCCGACACGCAAGGCTCTCGAAGAAAATATCTCGTCACTTGAAGGCGGCGTAGGAGCACAAGCCGTTGCGACGGGGATGGCAGCCATTACTGCAGTGATGCACCTGTTTTCCTCGAACGATCATATCATTACCGGCAACGACATCTATGGCGGCACCTATCGTCTGTTCGCCGATATCTTCACCAAGATGGGACTCAGATTCTCATTCGTCGACATGAGTGATCCCGAAAAAGTCAAAGCGGCAATCTGTGAAGAGACAAAATGTATCTGGATTGAAACCCCCAGCAACCCGCTGCTCAATCTCGTCGACATCAAAGTGATGACCGACATCGCCAAAGAACACAATCTCCTCACAATCGCCGATAACACATTCCTCTCTCCCTACCTGCAGCGGCCATTTGAACTGGGAGCCGACGTGATTGTGCATTCGACCACAAAATACCTGAATGGACATTCGGATGTTGTCGGCGGATGTGTTGTTTCGAAGACTCAGGAACTGGCCGATAAGATCGCTTACATCGTCAACGGTCTCGGCTTCGGCTGTTCTCCCTTCGATGCCTTCCTTGTTCTGCGAGGCATCAAAACCCTCGGCCCGCGAATGGAAGCTCATCAGAAAGGGGCGATGGCATTGGCACGCATGCTCGATGAACATCCCAATGTCGAGAAAACCTATTTCCCCGGCCTGGAATCGCATCCGCATCACGAACTGGCCAAACGTCAGCAGGACGGTTTCGGCGGCATGGTCAGCTTCGACATCAAAGGCGGCCGCCCCGCAGCCGAGCGTTTGTTCGCCAAAGTCAAACTCTTCCAGCTGGCTGAATCATTGGGAGGAATCGAATCCCTCATCGAATACCCAGAAACGATGAGCCACGCTTCCATGACCAAAGAAGCCCGTCGAGATGCCGGAATCTCAGAAAGTACAATCCGGATTTCGGTGGGAATTGAACACCCGGATGACCTCATCGCCGATATGAAGCAGGCGCTGGAAGGATAA
- a CDS encoding ABC transporter ATP-binding protein produces the protein MTDSASQSDIDNETALPSDDDSSSTGEPNIVAETPPEDIPDPTMASVPVDERPEPTLEIRNLHRFFGKLKAVNNVSFRTYPGQVMGFIGPNGAGKTTTMRIIATLDLPTAGDAFVCGHSVVDDPEKVRKKLGFMPDGFGKYTNMDVVEYLDFYARAYGFKGEDRKEAVERVLIFTELRKMADKPIKTLSKGMSQRLGLGRTLIHDPEVLILDEPAAGLDPRARVELRELIHLLAADMNKTVLISSHILTELGEICDSAAIIEAGTILVHGTIEELKRHRPKRAADDLSGIPLAVAVMSRSNDLRKWLLEQPFVTHVAPAANRLVFEFAGDDAKRADLLKRMIGQGFAVTEFAGKSETLEDAFMSITEGIVQ, from the coding sequence ATGACTGATTCTGCTTCCCAATCTGATATCGATAACGAGACCGCCCTTCCTTCTGATGATGATTCATCTTCTACTGGCGAGCCGAATATTGTTGCGGAAACACCACCGGAAGATATTCCGGATCCCACGATGGCTTCTGTCCCAGTCGACGAACGGCCTGAGCCGACACTGGAGATCCGTAATCTGCATCGATTCTTCGGTAAGCTCAAAGCGGTTAATAATGTCAGCTTTCGGACGTATCCCGGTCAGGTGATGGGCTTTATTGGTCCCAACGGTGCTGGCAAAACGACGACGATGCGAATCATTGCCACGCTCGATTTACCCACCGCAGGCGATGCGTTCGTGTGCGGGCATTCTGTCGTCGACGATCCCGAAAAAGTTCGCAAAAAACTAGGGTTCATGCCGGATGGTTTCGGCAAGTACACGAATATGGATGTGGTTGAATATCTCGACTTCTATGCCCGAGCTTATGGTTTCAAAGGAGAAGATCGTAAAGAGGCGGTTGAGCGGGTGCTAATCTTTACCGAACTTCGAAAAATGGCCGATAAGCCGATTAAGACTCTTTCGAAGGGAATGTCGCAACGGCTGGGATTGGGACGCACCCTCATTCACGATCCCGAAGTTCTCATTCTCGATGAACCGGCTGCCGGACTCGATCCCCGTGCTCGCGTAGAACTTCGCGAACTGATTCATCTGCTCGCAGCCGACATGAATAAAACCGTGCTCATCAGTTCGCACATTCTGACCGAACTGGGAGAGATCTGCGACTCAGCTGCGATCATTGAAGCGGGAACAATTCTCGTTCACGGCACGATTGAAGAACTCAAACGTCATCGCCCGAAACGAGCCGCCGATGATCTTTCCGGCATTCCACTGGCAGTCGCAGTAATGTCGCGCTCCAATGATTTACGTAAGTGGCTCCTGGAACAACCATTCGTGACGCATGTTGCCCCGGCTGCGAATCGACTTGTTTTTGAATTCGCAGGCGATGACGCTAAGCGAGCCGATTTACTTAAGCGGATGATCGGTCAGGGTTTTGCGGTGACCGAGTTTGCTGGCAAGTCGGAAACCCTGGAAGATGCCTTCATGTCGATTACCGAGGGCATTGTCCAATGA